A stretch of the Tolypothrix sp. NIES-4075 genome encodes the following:
- a CDS encoding polyketide synthase, with translation MEKIAIIGLSCLFPGAKNPEEFWQNLNEQKDSISSVTIEDIGVDPAIFYDPVKGKPETIYNLNGGFVRNFKFEPTEYNLPPELLASLDNTFQWSLYAAKQAIQQSGYLGNQAVLSKCGVILGTLSLPTKASNKLFAPIYQQTIQPAIQELLQDKDFHLPSLPTSIKASSYNAMISGFPAALVAQALTLSNIHFCLDAACSSPLYAIKLASHYLRSHKADLMLAGGISCADPLFLRMFFCGIQGYPENDLSRPLDNTSRGLITAEGIGMFVLKRHSDAIRDGDNILATICGIGLSNDGRGKHLLSPNSQGQIKAFERAYTEAKLSPKDIDYMECHATGTLLGDTTEFNSVETFFGEHQATPLVGSVKANVGHLMVAAGSVSLMKVILSMCGNIIPATINVTDPIGSDDNVIAPKRIVINATKWRSQASVKRAAISAFGFGGTNAHLIVERGEKEND, from the coding sequence GTGGAGAAAATCGCCATAATTGGCTTATCATGCCTTTTTCCGGGTGCTAAAAACCCAGAAGAATTTTGGCAGAATCTTAACGAACAGAAAGATTCAATATCATCTGTAACTATTGAGGATATCGGAGTAGATCCGGCAATCTTTTACGATCCAGTAAAAGGGAAACCCGAAACAATCTATAACCTCAATGGAGGATTTGTCCGTAACTTTAAGTTTGAGCCAACTGAATATAATTTACCACCCGAACTACTTGCTAGTTTGGATAACACTTTTCAATGGTCGCTATATGCTGCTAAACAAGCGATTCAGCAAAGTGGTTATTTGGGTAATCAAGCTGTACTTTCCAAATGCGGCGTAATTTTAGGTACTTTATCTTTACCTACCAAAGCTTCTAATAAATTGTTTGCTCCTATTTATCAGCAAACAATACAGCCAGCAATTCAGGAACTTTTGCAAGATAAAGACTTTCACTTACCTTCTTTACCGACATCTATCAAAGCGTCTTCTTATAACGCTATGATATCAGGCTTTCCAGCCGCATTGGTCGCTCAAGCTCTAACTTTATCGAATATTCATTTTTGCTTAGACGCAGCTTGTTCTTCACCTTTATATGCGATTAAACTGGCATCTCATTATTTGCGATCGCATAAAGCCGACTTAATGCTAGCTGGGGGAATTAGTTGTGCCGATCCGCTCTTTTTGCGAATGTTCTTTTGTGGTATCCAAGGATATCCGGAAAATGACCTCAGCCGTCCTTTAGATAACACATCCAGAGGGCTAATTACCGCCGAAGGCATAGGTATGTTTGTCCTCAAAAGACACAGTGATGCTATCAGAGATGGCGATAACATTTTAGCGACAATTTGCGGCATTGGACTCTCAAACGATGGTAGGGGCAAGCATTTATTAAGTCCTAATTCTCAAGGGCAAATTAAGGCTTTTGAGCGAGCATACACTGAGGCTAAACTCAGTCCGAAAGATATCGATTACATGGAGTGCCATGCTACCGGCACATTATTAGGAGATACCACCGAATTTAACTCTGTCGAAACATTTTTTGGTGAACATCAAGCAACACCTTTAGTCGGTTCTGTGAAGGCAAATGTCGGACACCTAATGGTTGCTGCTGGTTCGGTGAGCTTAATGAAAGTGATTTTGAGCATGTGTGGAAATATAATTCCCGCAACAATTAATGTCACCGATCCTATCGGCTCTGATGACAATGTAATTGCACCTAAAAGAATTGTTATAAATGCCACTAAATGGCGCAGCCAAGCATCAGTTAAACGCGCAGCTATAAGTGCTTTTGGTTTTGGTGGAACTAACGCTCATTTAATTGTAGAAAGAGGGGAAAAAGAAAATGACTGA
- a CDS encoding PfaB family protein encodes MTEQSAKIAIVGMDAFFGECNGLDAFERSIYDGTQHFISLPPKRWQGIEEQENLLKKYDLPEGKAPVGAYIKDFEIDTLAYKIPPNEVEKLNPQQLLLLKVGDRALKDAAIKEGENVAVIVAAETELSVHQLQQRWNLSWQIKDGLNAGEISLPAEKVTQLETIVKDGLHHQVEIGEYLSYIGNIMASRISSLWNFSGPSFSITAVENSALKALEVAEMLLLSGEVDTVLVAAVDLAGGVENVLLRSQLAKINTGVPTLSYDQKADGWMVGEGAGAVVLKRHDTALEKRDRIYAVIDALSFGQGHRTATQLNSGIVTADTETVNSTCKQAFQIAGIEPKEISYLEVYGSGVPQEDEAEITGLLQAYPPTASGLDCAIGSVKANIGHTFVASGIASLIKTALCLYHRYIPGCPKWSGVKTPQVWQGSPFYVATESRPWFLGKDSTRRVAAINSMGIDGTFAHVILSEQPNQKERNSTYLQQTPFYLFPIAASDRTELLEHLTALQQSIEKSSSLSATASHSFAAFKQNSDAKYALTILGRNKKELTREIESARKGVNNAFDKNIDWLTPLGSYFTAKPLGKEGGIAYVYPAAVNAYVGLGRNLFRLFPKVHNDEIVQSLYKRAADVERLVFPRSLNKLTTRQLETLEKQLLDDSLALFEAEMLHTRLTTTIIQDDFQIKPKFVFGYSLGETSMMVAQGIWSNFYQGSNNFNSSPLFGERLSGAKNAVREYWGLPKAASNDNNFWSNYVLIASASEVQECIKNENRVYLTQINTPEEVVIAGETAACERVIKTLGCDAFRAPFDHVIHCEPMQSEYEELVKVNTLPTSKKLPDATFYSALEHKPIVLESNAIAHSVAKVLCSQLDFLQLVNQVYSDGAKIFIEAGAGSVCSRWIDKILDGKEHLTVSLNRRGVDDHTSFVKALAKLVSHRVELDLSPLYIQAKETTKPGLPTIRNITLGGKPILSTILSEENRKLFQNQAQKKVVKRVPTQQPTRELINSLKAGSKHNNISPSQTKQEEVTMKNIIDNSFQPREISQSYKSTATKERITQSIPRPPVTTETNHTVNLNDLRNSQYQKLSNNNSSITKTHTAFLQARQEFSQQMSEIIQLQLACAENLLNQ; translated from the coding sequence ATGACTGAACAATCTGCGAAAATTGCGATCGTTGGTATGGATGCCTTTTTTGGTGAGTGTAATGGATTAGATGCTTTTGAACGTAGCATTTATGACGGAACACAGCATTTTATTTCTTTACCACCGAAAAGATGGCAAGGTATCGAAGAACAAGAAAACTTACTTAAAAAGTACGATTTGCCAGAAGGTAAAGCACCAGTAGGAGCATACATTAAAGATTTTGAAATCGATACTTTAGCTTACAAAATTCCGCCAAATGAAGTAGAAAAGTTAAATCCGCAACAATTGTTACTGCTAAAAGTTGGCGATCGCGCTTTGAAAGATGCAGCAATTAAAGAGGGGGAAAATGTCGCAGTAATTGTTGCTGCTGAAACCGAACTTTCTGTTCATCAGTTACAACAACGATGGAATTTATCCTGGCAAATAAAAGATGGTTTAAACGCTGGGGAAATTTCTTTACCTGCCGAAAAAGTTACTCAATTAGAAACAATTGTTAAAGACGGACTTCACCATCAAGTAGAAATTGGTGAATATCTTAGTTACATTGGTAACATCATGGCGAGTCGAATTTCTTCGCTGTGGAATTTTAGCGGTCCTTCTTTCAGCATCACAGCGGTAGAAAATTCCGCTCTCAAGGCGCTGGAAGTGGCAGAAATGCTACTTCTTTCCGGAGAAGTTGATACTGTCCTAGTTGCTGCTGTAGACTTAGCTGGCGGTGTGGAAAATGTATTATTGCGGAGCCAATTGGCAAAAATTAATACAGGCGTTCCAACTTTAAGTTATGACCAAAAAGCCGACGGCTGGATGGTTGGGGAAGGTGCGGGAGCAGTTGTCCTCAAGCGTCACGACACCGCATTAGAAAAACGCGATCGCATTTATGCAGTCATTGATGCTCTTAGCTTCGGGCAAGGTCATCGTACTGCAACTCAATTAAATAGCGGTATCGTCACCGCAGACACAGAAACTGTCAACTCTACCTGCAAACAAGCTTTTCAGATTGCAGGTATTGAACCGAAAGAAATTAGCTACTTGGAAGTTTACGGTAGTGGTGTTCCTCAGGAAGACGAAGCGGAAATTACTGGGTTACTGCAAGCTTATCCTCCCACAGCAAGTGGATTAGATTGTGCGATTGGTAGTGTTAAAGCTAACATCGGTCATACCTTTGTGGCATCGGGAATCGCTAGCCTGATAAAAACCGCGCTCTGTCTCTATCACAGATATATTCCCGGATGTCCGAAGTGGTCTGGAGTGAAAACGCCGCAAGTTTGGCAAGGTAGTCCTTTTTACGTCGCTACAGAATCTAGACCTTGGTTTCTCGGCAAAGATAGCACTCGCAGAGTAGCAGCAATTAACAGTATGGGGATAGATGGGACATTTGCCCACGTCATCTTGTCGGAACAACCGAACCAGAAAGAACGTAATAGCACATATTTGCAACAAACGCCATTTTATTTGTTTCCAATTGCCGCAAGCGATCGCACCGAATTACTAGAGCATCTTACCGCACTCCAACAAAGCATCGAAAAGTCTTCTTCTCTCTCAGCTACAGCTAGCCATAGTTTTGCTGCTTTTAAGCAAAATTCTGATGCAAAATATGCTCTCACAATTCTTGGACGTAACAAAAAAGAATTAACTAGAGAAATCGAATCTGCCCGCAAAGGTGTAAATAATGCTTTTGATAAAAATATCGATTGGCTAACACCTCTTGGTAGTTATTTTACAGCTAAACCATTAGGTAAAGAAGGCGGTATTGCCTACGTTTATCCAGCAGCAGTCAACGCTTATGTTGGTCTTGGTCGGAATTTATTCCGCTTATTTCCGAAAGTGCATAATGACGAGATTGTTCAAAGTCTTTACAAACGTGCTGCTGACGTTGAGAGATTGGTATTTCCCAGAAGCTTGAATAAGTTGACAACCAGACAATTAGAAACTCTGGAAAAGCAACTTTTAGATGATTCTTTGGCATTATTTGAAGCAGAAATGCTTCATACCAGACTCACCACAACAATCATCCAAGACGATTTTCAAATCAAGCCAAAATTTGTTTTTGGATATAGCTTGGGTGAAACTAGCATGATGGTTGCTCAAGGAATTTGGAGCAATTTTTATCAAGGAAGTAACAACTTTAACTCATCTCCTTTATTTGGTGAAAGATTATCTGGTGCAAAAAACGCCGTTCGCGAATATTGGGGATTACCAAAAGCAGCATCAAACGACAACAACTTTTGGAGTAACTATGTTCTGATAGCATCAGCATCTGAGGTGCAAGAGTGTATTAAAAATGAGAATCGCGTTTACTTAACTCAAATTAATACACCCGAAGAAGTTGTAATTGCTGGTGAAACAGCAGCTTGTGAGAGAGTAATTAAAACTCTGGGCTGTGATGCGTTTCGCGCTCCATTCGACCACGTAATACATTGCGAACCGATGCAATCGGAGTACGAAGAACTAGTTAAAGTTAACACATTACCGACAAGTAAAAAGCTTCCTGATGCTACTTTTTACTCAGCATTAGAGCATAAACCGATTGTACTTGAAAGTAATGCGATCGCTCACAGTGTCGCCAAAGTCCTTTGCTCACAACTTGATTTTCTCCAATTAGTTAATCAAGTTTACTCCGATGGAGCCAAAATCTTTATCGAAGCTGGTGCAGGTAGTGTTTGTTCTCGGTGGATTGACAAAATTCTCGATGGCAAAGAACATCTCACCGTATCCCTAAATCGAAGAGGTGTAGATGACCATACATCTTTTGTCAAAGCATTAGCCAAACTCGTCAGTCATCGAGTTGAACTCGACTTATCACCACTCTACATTCAGGCAAAAGAAACTACAAAACCAGGTTTACCAACAATTAGAAATATCACTTTAGGTGGTAAACCAATTCTTTCTACAATCCTGAGTGAAGAAAACCGGAAACTTTTCCAAAATCAAGCTCAGAAAAAAGTGGTAAAACGTGTTCCCACCCAGCAACCAACAAGAGAATTGATAAATTCTCTTAAGGCTGGTAGCAAACACAACAATATTTCCCCATCTCAAACAAAACAAGAGGAAGTTACCATGAAAAATATCATTGATAACAGTTTTCAGCCTAGAGAAATATCACAATCTTATAAGTCTACCGCGACGAAAGAGAGAATTACTCAATCGATTCCTCGTCCACCCGTTACAACTGAGACAAATCACACAGTAAATCTAAACGATTTACGTAATTCTCAGTATCAAAAATTGAGTAACAACAATTCAAGCATTACAAAAACCCACACCGCGTTTCTACAAGCTAGACAGGAATTTAGCCAGCAAATGAGTGAAATCATTCAATTACAGTTAGCCTGCGCTGAAAATTTGCTGAATCAGTAA
- a CDS encoding PfaD family polyunsaturated fatty acid/polyketide biosynthesis protein, translating into MKTVDTLSNKYNDGLCFSASSYNQNQLWKCSLDCVSFDRQGIKQKLLAIDKPCYIVRVEDRIGVTNEGYSCPNEHSGKPGTVELLMAVPPISIQNLGDRTFLSSHNVNYAYATGAMAGGIASEEMVIALGKAKILSSFGAGGLSPERLEVAIKRIQEALPYGPYAFNLIHSPNEPAIERRAVDLYLKYGVRTVEASAFLDLTPNIVYYRVAGLSLNAANEIEIKNKVLAKISRREVATKFLQPAPTKIVKELLQQGLISELQANLAAKVPMADDIIAEADSGGHTDNRPLVCLLPSIIALRDEIQEKYQYEKPIRVGVAGGIATPESALAAFMMGAAFVVTGSINQSCIESGACEHTKKLLAQAEMADVIMAPAADMFEMGVKLQVLKRATLFPMRAQKLYELYRSYNSVEEIPLAEREKLEKQVFRKTIAEVWEGTAAYLSQKNPEKLAKAVNNPKLKMALIFRWYLGLSSRWSSSGEKGREVDYQIWCGPAMGSFNDWVRGSYLSEPENRRVVDVAHHIMTGAAFLYRIQSLKIQGLQVADFYSQYRPELSKL; encoded by the coding sequence TTGAAAACTGTAGATACGCTATCGAATAAATATAATGATGGGCTTTGTTTTTCTGCCTCATCTTATAACCAAAATCAGCTTTGGAAATGTTCTTTAGATTGTGTATCTTTTGACCGCCAAGGCATCAAACAAAAACTTTTAGCTATAGATAAACCTTGTTATATCGTTAGAGTTGAAGACAGAATTGGTGTCACTAACGAAGGTTATTCTTGCCCTAATGAGCATAGCGGTAAACCAGGAACAGTAGAACTACTGATGGCTGTTCCCCCAATTTCAATTCAAAACTTAGGCGATCGCACTTTTCTATCTTCTCATAATGTGAATTATGCCTATGCAACTGGTGCAATGGCTGGGGGTATTGCTTCCGAAGAAATGGTCATTGCACTAGGAAAAGCAAAAATTTTGAGTTCCTTTGGTGCAGGTGGATTAAGTCCAGAACGTCTGGAAGTTGCCATTAAACGCATTCAAGAAGCTTTACCTTATGGTCCCTACGCTTTTAATTTAATTCACAGTCCCAACGAACCCGCAATTGAACGTCGTGCAGTAGATTTATATCTTAAATATGGTGTAAGAACTGTAGAAGCTTCGGCATTTTTAGACTTAACTCCCAACATTGTTTATTACCGTGTTGCTGGACTGAGTTTGAATGCAGCAAATGAAATCGAAATTAAAAATAAAGTCCTTGCCAAAATTTCTCGTCGAGAAGTTGCCACAAAATTTCTCCAACCAGCACCAACAAAAATCGTCAAAGAGCTACTTCAACAAGGATTAATCAGCGAATTACAGGCTAATTTAGCAGCCAAAGTTCCAATGGCTGATGATATTATTGCCGAAGCTGATTCTGGTGGTCATACAGATAATCGTCCTCTAGTTTGTCTGTTACCTTCAATTATTGCCTTGAGAGATGAAATTCAAGAAAAATATCAATACGAAAAACCGATTAGAGTTGGTGTAGCTGGAGGAATTGCTACCCCAGAATCAGCATTAGCTGCCTTTATGATGGGTGCTGCTTTTGTCGTTACTGGTTCAATTAATCAGTCGTGTATTGAATCTGGAGCTTGCGAACATACTAAGAAATTGCTAGCTCAAGCAGAAATGGCTGATGTCATCATGGCTCCAGCAGCAGATATGTTTGAAATGGGGGTAAAACTCCAAGTTCTCAAAAGAGCAACTCTCTTCCCCATGCGAGCGCAGAAACTATATGAGTTATACAGAAGTTATAACTCGGTTGAAGAGATTCCTCTTGCGGAAAGAGAGAAATTAGAAAAACAAGTTTTCCGCAAAACTATAGCTGAAGTATGGGAAGGAACTGCTGCTTATTTATCACAAAAGAATCCGGAAAAATTGGCGAAAGCAGTTAATAATCCTAAGTTGAAAATGGCTCTAATTTTCCGCTGGTATTTAGGCTTATCTTCTCGTTGGTCTAGTTCTGGTGAAAAAGGTCGAGAAGTCGATTATCAAATTTGGTGCGGTCCAGCGATGGGCAGTTTTAATGACTGGGTGCGCGGTTCCTATTTGTCTGAGCCAGAAAATCGCCGAGTAGTTGATGTAGCTCATCACATCATGACAGGAGCCGCATTTTTATATCGCATCCAAAGCTTGAAAATTCAAGGATTGCAAGTAGCAGATTTTTACAGTCAATATCGTCCGGAACTTTCTAAACTTTAG